The DNA region GTTACGACAGACAAGAAGGTACGCGAGTATAATATGGGCCCTGAGGGCTGCCTAAACAGGCAGATTTCGATGGTTCCTGGTGAAACAGTTTGACCGTTTCTACTCCACCATTTCACCGTcgaagtggaggaagcaCCCGTATGAGTAGTTGGGAGCACAATTAGTAAATGTATTattgtctttttctcttcaaGCCGGCCAATACGTTGAATTGTACGGCCCAGATTTAAGGAAGGTCGATGGACTCTATGTCATTAATTATTGAACATGCCGACTGACGAGCACGCAGTTTGTGAGTGAATGCGCCTGACAACACATGACATCAATGACCCGCATCCcccagaagaggagggaacATGGTACCGTCCTTCTGTCCGACCCCGCCGACTTCGAACAGCGATgactcttctccatcgcTAATAAAGAAGTCAAAAACCAAATGAGCCGCCCTCCATATGTAAAATGCATCTTTTTATTACTACCGCACACTTGTTTGAACAAACATGTCCATTCTCATTAATAACAAAACACCCAAAACTTATTAACGTAATTCCCAAAATTAACATGCCGCTAATTGAATTATTTATCCGAAACTCGGGAACTATTCGGACACCCCCCCTATTTCTTTTGGGACAcccccctccttctacttTGGGTAATTTTGACAGAGCGGCTGAGAGATAACACCATGAACCCTGCAGCTCATCCCTGGAGGCCCTTATTTATGCCTGTTATTTACGTAACTAGTTCAGATGATATTGTCGCGTGCGCCAGACTACAACATTACAAAAGCAACGAACAACAAACGCGTTTTTTCCTCTAATAGTGCTAACGCGCCTCCTTTTTGCTGTCATTTAAAtacttttcatcctcctaaGAAACGTATAACATATTCGAAAGCATCATGGCTTCGACTGATTTGCACTCTTCGgatcctctttctccccaacTCGGTATCTgcccaccttcttctcctatTATCCGTGTCCCAGAGGCCGAAATATACTCGGGACATCAATCAATGGCGTTTGGTTTTGATGAAGGTAACCTCCATCAATGGGTTAAATTGTAGAGCCCAGTTTTAAGAAAGATCGATGGTCTCCATGTCACTGAGCCTGCCGACGCCGTGTAATTTGTGAATACGCCAGACAGCTCAATAATTAACTCACCCCTCAGAAAAGGGAATATGGGTCTAGGATCAAATGAGTATAAATGAGCCACTGTACGTACCACACATTTTATGAACGAACACGTCCATTCTCATTAACAAAACCACCCTCCAAAAACCCAGCTGAACAGAATTCCCAAAATTAACTTGGTGCAATTGAGTTATTTACCCGAAAAACCGCGAAGTCTTTCGCGGGTCATCACTTGTAATAATAATTATAATTAATGACATAAAGAACGACGATCGATGTTTTTCGTTCGTCATATTTTATTCATTTCTAATAAAGATCTGCGCCGGCCGCCGTTTGATTCATCATTTCGTTCGGGCCCCTTTCAGAGCAATAAACAAACAGCTTATCccgccttttttttttttctttttttcaacTTAGCGGTTCTTTAGCCCCTTGGAACTGAAGCCATGGCcgcggaagaagacgtcAACGGCGTGGCACTACATAACGGGGGCTTTGCGTCACTCGTGTCCGACCTGATACACAGGCAGCATAGCCAAGAAGAACCTGACCACCCTATAAGGAATGGGCAGTTGAACATTGGCATCAACGTTAACAAAGACCTTCCTACCACCGGACTGGAACAAAATACAAAGAAATGGCTGGAGGGAGAAGCTGAGCAAGGCGATAATAATGAAGATCTTCAGTTTAAAAGCGGTAACGAATCGTACTCAAGCTCTTTGCCTACTGATATTGAGGGTCGGGACGATTCAAGTACTATGTCACagcaaggaagagatcgagaagaaacgggaggaagaggttcGGGTCAACATGAGAAGTTCATCCCAGGCAGTCTTGATGATCACATCCCTGAATCCCCTGTCGAAGAACACGGTGCCTACCCGTCCAATCCAGTACCCAAGAACCTTACCAACCCTGCCCGAGTGATTCGGATAGATGACTCTGCCAAAAGCCCTAGAGAACAACGATCCGACAGTCAGCGCATGAGTAGGTCTTCGAGTGTCCAAAAGCAAATTCTGAACGAGGTTGGAATATTTCCCGACCAACTTCCAGCTATGAAGTCTGAAGACAGGCCGGGACCTATGAATGAGATTTATCTTGAGCCTCGTATCACTCATATTCATGTGAGCTGTCCTTTCCCGTTGGTTCTATGCTGACTTCAACCCCAGTACCATGAACGTCGCGAGCCCACCATTGATGGCATCCGTCACGGACTCATTCTTAACGTCACCCCTGACGGTGAGGCGGAGCTTCCTCCTGAAACATCACAGTCATCACGCCCGCCTTCATCGAATCATATTTCTAATTGTATGATTCGAAATTCTAAAGGTAGCAACGATTTTCCATTTTCGACCTCCAGTGGAGACGCTCCAGATGGTATTTGGAGAAGTGCTTTGCAGCAGTCCGGTGCGggggggaaggaaaaaaaaaaggctgCTAGCTCACGATTTAGCAGCTTCCGGGGGGATGAAGTTACGATGGGTGAGTCTGAGGCTGAAGATTCTGGACCAGGGACTCCGACCGAGGCTGCTCAAAAAAGATGGTCAATGCTCAGGCATCGCATTATGCCCTctcgttcttcttttggCGGTAATCCCAATGGTCCAACACCTGGAAAAGTCTCTGCTCTTGCTCCTACAGTTATAGCGTCTGTTCCTGTTACCATTGAGCTGTTTGCTGGTCAATTGCCAGTTATGATCCTCAAGACGTGGATAGATagagatgaagacggaAGAAAAGCTGTACCGGTGCTCCTGGGCAATCTAAGGTTCAGGGTCGGTGATAGTGTAGGGTTGAGACAAGGCAACGAAGCAAcagggaaggagatgttCAAGGTGGAGTGCGAGTATGGCGACGGTGCTGTTAAATGGGTATGTTCCATTTTGACCCCCGATACGAGACGGCAATAACATCTTCCCTAGGTCATCTTTCGCGAGCTCCGTGATTTCCTATCTCTCCATGCCCACTATAAAGCCGCAAACTTTGGTACCTCGGTCGCTGGTCTTCGGTCCGCTCGACGTGTCGAAATCCCTGACTTCCCTCGCATGAGTATTCCTTATCTCAACAAGTTTGAAAGAACCTCTGGAGGAAAGGACAAAGAGAAACTCAAACATATTGGCAAGGCAGAATATGCTCAAGCCAGTAGGGATGCCTTGCAGCAGTATCTTGTGGAACTTATTCGTGCTGTCGTGAGTTGTATACAGTGTCATTTGTAGTAATCACTGACGCAATCGGGCAGATTTTCCGGCCTGAATCCAATCGCCTGTGTAGATTCTTCGAACTTTCTGCCCTTACCCTGGCTCTTGCTCCACGTGGAGGATTCCAAGGCAAAACTGGCTTCCTCAAAATTCCTGGATCAAACGTGTCAAGAAGAGCCAACCAGCCTGGCTTGACGCCTCAGAGTTGGAAGGCGAGTAAAGAGCCGAAGTGGTTTATTGTCAGGGATACTTACTGCGTGGCTACCGACGGGCCTGAGACGGTGAGCATTTCTCGTCTTATTAAAGGATAGAGGAGCTGATGGACGTTCAGACCGACTTCTATGATGTCTTCCTATTTGATTCCGATTTCACTATCATCCGCCCCAAGCGGTACTATCGTCAAGGCATCAACATTCTTTCCGGACACGCCGCTGTTAGACATATTAAGCTCAAGAATGGCAGTGacaccaacaacaacattAATATTCCTGAACGCGTTGACACCGACAACCCGTTCAGTCGAGAGATTATTGTCAGAAGTGGAGAGGGACAAGGATCCAAAGCCCACAACATGCATGATGAGACGGAGCACGAAGCGAGTCAGCACACGTTCTATATTGTAAATTCCCAAAGAAAACTGAAGCTGGTTGCGAAGAATGCGGTAGGTTCTCTATTTCTGTTTGCCTTACGCGGAAAGACTAACCAAGGAACAGAGGCAAATGCATCAGTTCATTGTGTCAATGGAAAGAATTGCGTCTCAGTGTGTCTGGACCAAGCGTAACAGGTTCGATTCCTTTGCGCCTTTGAGAGTGAACGTCGCGGCGCAATGGCTTGTCGACGGTGtaaacatcttcatcttttaAGATCTTGACCCAGTAACTGACAAATACTGATGGATGTAGCGAGATTACTTCTGGAACCTCAGTCGAGCGATAAACATGGCCAAAGATCGTATTTATATCCACGACTGGTGGATCTCTCCTGAGCTCTACCTGCGTCGGCCTGGTGATGAGAGATACAGGCTTGACAACTTGTTGAAACGCAAAGCGGAGGATGGAGTCAAGgttttcatcatcatctaGTAAGTACATCTCCAGGCTACGAACTACTGGAATAGAAACTGAAGCAAACCATAGTAATGAAGTCTCAGACAAGACCACTCCGGTTGACAGTCAATACACTAAGCGAACACTTATGGATCTCCACCCTAACATCATGATTCAGAGATCGCCTTCGCATTTCCAAACCGGGACATTCTACTGGTCACATGTGAGTGCAATCAAGAAGGGATGAGCTGACAAAATAGCACGAGAAACTTTGTGTGATTGATGAGACGATCGCGTTTATGGGTGGTCTTGACTTGTGAGCCCCTTTTAAATTAGACGCATCATCAACGTTGACTCAGACAAGGTGTTATGGCCGATGGGATACTCCTCAACACGTCCTAATTGATGACGAATTCACTGAGCCCGACGGTCCTAATGGTCCAGTGTGGCGAGGCAAAGATTATGCCAATGAGCGTGTTATGGAATATACGAATCTTGACAAACCGTTTGAAGATATGTTTGACAGGACGAAGGTTCCCCGTATGCCTTGGTATGTCTGATCGAGGAGTCAAAGGTTTCTTGTCATTTTCTGATAATTGGTAGGCACGATGTTGGTCTCCAAATTGTTGGTCAACCTGC from Cryptococcus neoformans var. neoformans B-3501A chromosome 4, whole genome shotgun sequence includes:
- a CDS encoding hypothetical protein (HMMPfam hit to PLDc, Phospholipase D. Active site motif, score: 61.5, E(): 2.2e-15), producing the protein MKSEDRPGPMNEIYLEPRITHIHYHERREPTIDGIRHGLILNVTPDGEAELPPETSQSSRPPSSNHISNCMIRNSKGSNDFPFSTSSGDAPDGIWRSALQQSGAGGKEKKKAASSRFSSFRGDEVTMGESEAEDSGPGTPTEAAQKRWSMLRHRIMPSRSSFGGNPNGPTPGKVSALAPTVIASVPVTIELFAGQLPVMILKTWIDRDEDGRKAVPVLLGNLRFRVGDSVGLRQGNEATGKEMFKVECEYGDGAVKWVIFRELRDFLSLHAHYKAANFGTSVAGLRSARRVEIPDFPRMSIPYLNKFERTSGGKDKEKLKHIGKAEYAQASRDALQQYLVELIRAVIFRPESNRLCRFFELSALTLALAPRGGFQGKTGFLKIPGSNVSRRANQPGLTPQSWKASKEPKWFIVRDTYCVATDGPETTDFYDVFLFDSDFTIIRPKRYYRQGINILSGHAAVRHIKLKNGSDTNNNINIPERVDTDNPFSREIIVRSGEGQGSKAHNMHDETEHEASQHTFYIVNSQRKLKLVAKNARQMHQFIVSMERIASQCVWTKRNRFDSFAPLRVNVAAQWLVDGRDYFWNLSRAINMAKDRIYIHDWWISPELYLRRPGDERYRLDNLLKRKAEDGVKVFIIIYNEVSDKTTPVDSQYTKRTLMDLHPNIMIQRSPSHFQTGTFYWSHHEKLCVIDETIAFMGGLDLCYGRWDTPQHVLIDDEFTEPDGPNGPVWRGKDYANERVMEYTNLDKPFEDMFDRTKVPRMPWHDVGLQIVGQPARDLCRHFVQRWNLLIRTKNHKRRMPFLLPAADFTEPELQDLKLQGTCEVQICRSVGPWSMGTSTKIEHSIQNAYCKSIETSEHFVYIENQFFITSTIVDGVAIENGIGNSLVNRIIRAHKEGQDWRACIVIPLLPGYTYPLDSNEASSVRLILECQNRTISRGTSSIFSRLRNEGIDPDDYITFFSLRGWSKFRTGVLTSEQVYIHGKTMIVDDRLVLCGSANINERSQRGDRDSELLAVIRDTDMIDGIMAGRPYKVGRFAHTLRVRLMREHVGVDVDALDEEHLMSREPVVEVDEMEIWDPDDEQQSENEGGDGITQVKKRAAKERLMDTFSTGLASVTKGISENAISSIKKTADKVIHPVAVVASGQTAAHDQFDVGDPSERKDYQPEGKTSTGFASSMVPTLEEKTISQRRPSAQHANGKPLFDLQEEHDQQGGQDVGQTKSKEEGEESSAAEVPRKTKEHATLLDEDSIAQKSGIPRLQIGSSDKELFGSPANTYDSNDDSPMPGTEREAEDEGRGTKEGQTTLQARKILRKHLNASVQVSPWSMPSPTPDINPNRFHDPLDGRFWKNVWVATAVHNTEIFRKVFRCVPDDFVTSWAQYKAFANHAEKFNKEPENVAQGGSDEPVKVTHDGPGTHGAGGGGSGGGQIGTMLRDKGSNRSETIGSDVVNGRPKDRLGLGAVSRSSTKGEESKREAEREKKPSQPEEAWAEWERDEMEKLLNEVRGHLGSWKQKTLRTIFFST